The sequence CCGGGCGGCCTTGGCGAGCGCCTTGACCTGGGGCACCGACCCGTCGGCGATCTCCTTCTTGATCGCGGCCAGGGCCGCACGGTGACTGTAGACCATCGTCTTGGTCCAGGCCTTGTCGAACTCCGTGCCGGACAGGGCGTCCAACTCCTTGGCCTTGGTCTGCTGGCGCGCCGTGGGTTGCTCGGGCAGCGTCACCTTCAGCCGCTGCGCGACCTGCTGGAGCTTCTTGTCGAGTTTGGTGTGGTCGGCGACGAGCATGGCCCCGATCGAACGGACGGCGTTGGCCTTCCCCTTGCTCTGGGCGGCCTTGCCGGCGGCGATCTCGGTGAGGTTGCCCTGATGCGCCTGGGTCAGGAACTGCCTGTCCTGCGCGGGCACCCGGCCCTCATCCGAGGACGTCGTCGTCGGCCTCGGCACCGGCGTCGGCGCGGGTGTCAGGGCCGAGGCCGTCGAGCCGCCCGTCAGCGCCAGCACGGCAGCGGAGGTCGCCGCGATCGCCACGAGTGGGGTATGGAGCGCCATCACTACCTCCGGGAATGTGTCCTGGCGGATTTTCCACCACCCCAGAGGCCTTTCCCGGCACAGAACTTTCCATGTGGACAAAACGCCACATTAGTACCAAATACCCCTATTCAATTACATTACATAACAGGCCACTCCTTTCCCCGGAGTCGGGTGGGGCGGACGGACCAGCGTCCGGCGTCCTCGCCGTGCAGCCGAGCGAAGATCGCCGGACTGTCGAAGCGAGGAAGGCGCAACCGATCCGTCAGAGGTGCCCGGGGCGGCGGACCGGCAGTCCCACAGCGATACGTAGTCGTCGGCCGGTCGCGTGCCCGACAGAGCATCTCCGATCCGTGACGGCCACCGGCCGGCGACCATGGCCGGCGAGGACGCCACGGACACCGTCGCGCACATCCTCGGCAAGACACCGCCGGCCAGGAGCCTGCCGGAAACGCCTCTTCGGGGAGTGTAACCCACCGCTGCCGATCAAGAACGGAGTGTCAACGCCGCGACGCCTCCGCCACGGCGGAGCCCTGTAAACCCACGATCACCGGCGGGCCGTACGTATGACGGCATCCCCGGCCCGATCCTCGGCGAACCCGCGATCTTCGGCGGGTCCGGCCCGCCTCGGGCCCGGCAGGGGCGGCTATCGACGATCTTCCACCAGGCGGGCGGTGACCAGCCATCCCCGGCCGGTACCCGCACGGTCCGGGTCGAACGCCGGTGGCACCGGGCGGCGGTATCCCGCCGCGACCTCACCGAGGTCACGGAGAGCCGGGCGCCATCCTCGTCCGCGGAGCCAGGAGGCGAGATCCCCGGCGGGACCGCCCCGCCACAGGTCGACGAGCTCTGCGGAGATCGCCCGCCGGGCGGCACGGAGCGGTTCGGAGTCCTCCATGTGGTCCAGAGCCAGGACGCTGCCGGGGGCCGAGGCGCAGGTGATGCGATCCAGGAGGAGGTCGGCGGCGTCGGCCGGCAGGGCGTACAGGATCCCCTCGGCCAACCAGGCGGTCGGCACGTGCGGCCGGAGACCCGCCTCGACCAGCGCACCCGGCCAGTCGTCGCGCAGATCCGCGGGGACCTCCACCCGGTCGCAGCGCGCGAGGACGCCATGTCCGGCCAGGCAGGTCCTCCTGAACGCCAGCACGTCGGCGAAGTCGACCTCGAAGACGCGCGTCCCGGCGGGCCAGTCCAGCCGGAACGCGCGGGTGTCCAGACCGCACGCCAGCAGCACCACCTGGGCGCACCCGGCCCCGGCGGCCTCCAGCAACGCCCGGTCCAGGAAACGCGTGCGGACCGCCACCTGATCGGCCATCAGCTCCGCGAAGCCCGGACCGGTCGACGCCGGCGCGGCCGTCCACACCGATCTGGCGACGCCGTCCGCGTCCAGGAACGTCCGCGCGTAGGGGTCGTCGAAGAGCCGGTCCGCGCGGCGGCTCTCCTCCGCTCGCAGGAAGGCGACCCCCAGGGCGGTCGCGCCGATTCCGGTCAGCTCGCCGGCGAGTTCGGGTCGGTGTGCCATCGTGCTCCTCCAGGGCTGTCGTGAACGCCTCCCCCGGACGGGCCGGGCGCGGGCGTCCTCCCCGTCCCTCCCCACCCGGGAAAGAGCGAATGCTCGTTCTCTTTCAAGCTGCCACGCCCGCACCGGATTGACAAGAGCGAACACTCGTTCTTTCATGGGGCCATGTCACCCGTCTCGCCGGCGCACCTCGCGGCGCGGCGCGCCCAGCTCCTCAAGGCCGCCCGCACCTGCTTCGCCCGCAACGGCTTCCACGCCACGTCGATGCAGGAGGTCCTCAGCGAGGCCCGCATGTCCCCCGGCGGCGCGTACCGCTACTTCCCCAGCAAGGAAGCCCTCGTGGCCGCCATCGCCACCGAGACCCTGACCGAGGTCTCCGCCGCGCTCAAGGCCCTGTCGGAGGACGGCTCCACCCCGGGGCCCGACGACATGGTGACCGCAGTGACCTCCACCATCGAGCGGCTCGACGCGCTGCACGACACGGCCAAGCTGGAGATCCAGGTGTGGGCGGAGGCCCAGCGCTCCCCGCTGCTCGCCGAGCAGTTCGCCAGGGCGTTCGCCGACGTGGAGCGCTTCATGACCGAGCAGGTCGAGACCTACCAGGGACGCGGCCTCATCGAGCGCGGCGTGCCGGCCGGCCACATCGCCCGGGTCCTCATCGGCCTCGTACACGGTTTCATGGTCCAGCGGACCCTGCTCCAGGCCGACACCGCCCAGTTCCGCGACGGCTTGCGTGCCCTGGTCGCGGGACCCGGCCGCGCCCCCGACCCGCCGCCGGGGTGATCACTGGACGCCGGCGTCCTCGCGGTAGCCGCGGGCCTGCATCTCGAAGAGCCGGGCGTATCCCCCGCCCGTGGCCGTGAGCTCGTCGTGCGTCCCCCGCTCCGCGATCCGGCCGCCGTCGAGCACGACGATCAGGTCCGCGTCGCGGACCGCGCCGAGCCGGTGGGACACGAGCAGGCTGGTACGGCCGGCGCGATGCTCACGGAGCCGCCGGTGCACCTCGTACTCGGCCTGCGCGTCCAGGCCCGAGCTGGGCTCGTCGAGGACGAGCAGGTCACGCCCCTCGCGCAGCATCGCGCGGGCCAGGGCCAGACGCTGCCACTGGCCCCCGGAGAGCACCACTCCGGCCTGCGGGTCGTCCTCGTCCTCCGGCCCGAAGAAGATCCGGCTCAGCAGCGTGTCGTAGCCCCGGGGCAGCGCCTGGACGGTCTCGTGGACGTCCGCCATCCCGGCTGCGGCCTGGATGCGGGCGCGGTCGGACAGCGCCTCGATCTCCCCCACCCCGATGTTCTCCGCCGCCGTCAGGTCGTAGCTCATGTAGTCCTGGAAGAGCACGCCCATCCTGGCGCGCAGCTCGGCCGGCGGCACCTCGCGGAGATCCACGCCGTCCCAGAGGATGCTCCCCCGGGACGGGTCGTAGAACCGGCACAGCAGCTTGATCAGGGTGCTCTTGCCCGCCCCGTTGAGCCCCACCAGCGCGACCGACGCGCCGTGCGGGATCGTCAGGTCGACCCCTCGCAGCACCCACGGGTGGCTGTCGTCGTAGCGGAACCACACGTCGCGCAGCTCGATGCCCCGCCGCAGCGCGGGCAGCGCGGCGGCCGACCGCGGGGACGGCAGGTCGTCGGGGAGCGACGTCACCTGCTCGTGGTAGCCGAACAGGGACAGCGCCTGGCGGGCATGGGCCGCGTTCTCCACCGTCGCGATCAGCGCGGCCTGCGTTCCGGCCACGGCGGCGGCGAACGCGGTCACGTCACCGAGGGTCAGCCGGCCGTCCACGGCGGCGTACACCGCCCACATCAGTCCCACACCGCTGACCGCGGCCGACAGCACCGCCAGCACCGACTGGGTGAGTGCCTCCCGCCGGTCCAGCCGCCGGTCTCCGGCCTGGATGACGGCCAGCTCCCCGAACATCCGGCCCTTGAGGAAGTCGCCCAGCCCGAAGAGCCGGACCTCCTTGGCGGCCTGCACGTCGGTGATGAGGGAGGAGTAGAGGACCTGCCGCCGGATTCCCGCAGACTGCCCGGCGATCATCCTCGTCCGCCGCTTCTCCAGCGACATCAGGGCGACCAGGGCGGGGACCGCCGCCAGCGCCACCAGCCCCGCCATCAGCGGGCTCAGCACGGCCAGCGCGGCGAGAAGGCCGACCAGCGTGATGACGTTGCGCCCGACGTCGAACAGGCCGGAGGTGATGGGCCTCAGCGCGCCGCCCGTCGCCTGCGCGGCCATCCGCAACCTGTCCAGGAAATCGGGGTTCTCGAACCGCGACAGGCCCTGGAACCCGTTCACCGCGGTGTACAGGCGGTCCTGCATCAGGCGGTCCAGCCGGCGCTCCGTCTCGGCCTGCAGATAGGCGATGAGATGCGGCAGCACCCCGGCGGCCAGCCCCAGGACGATGAGGCCGCAGGCGGGCAGCAGCACCTGGTCGGTACGGCCGGCCGCCAGCTCGTCGACGAGAAGCTTCGTCGCCCACACGGTCCCCATGGGCAACAGACCGCCGATGACGGTCACCGCCAGCTGGGACAGGGCCAGGCCGGGGCCGATACGCCAGCACAGCTGCACCACCGTTCCGGCGTATCGCGACAGGCGGCGGAGCCGGCCCCCGTCCGGCTCCGCTTCCGAGACCGGAGACGTCGTCACCTCGCGCGGGCCGTTCCGGCGAGGGCGTCCAGCTCCGTGTCCGCCCCCACGATCGTGCCGTCCGGGTCGACCCGGAGGAACGTCGGGAAAGCCTCGATGCCGACCGCCTTCACCAGGCGGTCGGCCTGTTCCGCCGTGGCGACGCGCGCCGTACCGCCGATCATCCCGATGAGGTCGCCGGCCTTCTCCCCGTCCCCGGAGATGACCGCCATGGCGGTGCCGGTCCGGGCCGCGTCGGCGAAACGCGGTGCGTGCTCATGGCACGCGCCGCAGCTGACGTCGAAGAACGCCACGAGCCGTGGCCACTCGCCGCCGTCCGCTCCGACGGGGGGCAGCGTGCGGCCGATCAGGGCTCCCGGATTGTAGGAATCGAACCGCGCCGATCCGGCGAGACGTTCCAACTCGGCGGTGTGCTCGCGTAGGCGGCGCAGTACCGCGAAGGTGAGCACCAGGTCGAAGAGGCAGAGTATGCCGACCAGCACGACGGCGGCGATCAGAAAAATCATCGGACAACCTCACTTAAGGACTTCGAGTCGCCACACCCGCGCGTCATCGCGGCGGGGCGGAGGTGGTGAACAGGCCCAGCAGGTCGTCGAGGCGTACGACGAACAGGGCGCCCACGGCGGCGGTGACCAGTGCGAGGACGATCCCCGCCGGGTGTGCCCCGGCCCCGGCGTCACCGGCGACGGCCCCTGCCGTGAGCCCGGTACCGCCGGCCAGCAGCAGGAGGAGATTGCGCACCACGTGCGCCTTGCCGAGCGGCGCGGCGGAGGCTCCGAAACAGCGGCACGGCGCGCGCCGGCCCCGGCGCATGGCGGCCAGGATGCCGGCGGTCAGCGCGGCGAGCAGCGCCATCGCCACCGCGAATCCCAGGAGCACGGTGGACGGCAGCGCGAGCGACAGGATCACCACGGCCTCCGCCCCCAGCACGGCGTACGCCGCCATCACGGATCCGGCGCGCGGGAACATCCCCAGGGCCACGATCGAGGCCACGAACTCGCCGAACGCCGCTCGCCCGCGGATCTTGCCCGCCAGCGCGACCAGGAAGACGCCGGCCAGCAGAGCCCGGCAGCCGATCGTCAAATAGAGCATCTTCACCGTCTCACCGCTCGTTCCATCCCGCGACGAGCGTGTTTCGCGCATCCCCGCCACGGTGAGGACCCGCGAAACACGCCCGGAGCCCGGCGGCAGCTTCAGCCCCCGGACCTACGGGTTCTGCCCGATCAGCAGCTCCCGCGCTTCTCACAGCCCGACACGCAGCCCGTCGTACCGCCGACGATGTGGCAGAGCTTCTGGTACCTGGTCTTGCCGTAGCAGTAGCAGGTCATGTAGTAGGAGGTGTCAGCCTTGGCGGTCGCCTTCGGCACCAGCTTCCCGAGCACCCGGTCGCCGAGCTTTCCCAGCAGAGCGTTCATCTGGACTCACTCCTTCATAGAGCGATATGGACAGCCGAAACGCTATTTTGGGGAAATACAGCCGCTGATACAGCGCAGCTACAGCGGGGCGGTGAGCAGCCTCTCCAGCACCGGATCGGGCCGCATGGCGGGCGAGGCGAAGAGCTCCCCGGCCCGGCGGGCGTCCTCCGCCGCGGCGGGGTCGCCCAGCGCGGCGCGCGCCCTGGCGAGCTGGCGGGTGGCGGCGGCCTGGCCGTAGAGCTCGCCGGCCTGGGCGGTCAGCTCCAGCACCCGGGCGAGGTCGGCGGCGGCCGAGGCCGGATCCCCGCGGCGCAGCCATATCTCCGACCTGCTGAGCAGAACCTCCCACTCGTCCTCCCGGTTGCCGGTCTCGCGGCAGTGGCGCAGCGCCTCCCCGAGTGTGGCCAGAGCCTCGTCCCTGCGGTCGAGCAGGCAGTAGGCGCGGCCGAGCGCGGCCAGGGTGATGCCCTCCCCGAAGCGGTCGCCGTTCGACCTGCGGATGGCCAGGCACCGCTGGAGGCAGTCCGCCGCCTCGGTGAACCGGGCGAGCCGCAGCAGGACCTCGCCCAGGTTGTGCCTGACCATCCCGACCCGGCTGGACCCGTGCGCCTCAAGCAGCCGCAGGCCCGCGGTGATGGAACCGAGGGCGTCGTCGAGGTCGCCGCTGCGCGTGCTCAGCCAGCCGAGGTTGTGCAGCGCCATCCCCTCGGCCTCCCGGTCGCCCAGGCCGCGCCGGAGTTCAAGGGCGCGGCTCAGGCAGTCGCGGGCCGCCTCGGACCGGCCGGTCCTCCACTCCACCAGTCCCAGCATCGTGAGCGCGGTCGCCTCCCCGGCACGGTCGCCGTGCCGCCGCGCCACCCCGATGGCGAGCCGTGCGACGGTCTCGAACTCCCGCCAGTGCCCGCACTTGGTCGCCAGCGCCCTGACCAGCGGCATCAGGTCGGTGACGAAGCACGCGACCGCCTGCTCCCCCGTCGCCGCCTGGGCCGCGGCCGCGATCAGGCACGGCATCTCGGTCTCGAACCGTCGCACCGCCTCGACGTGGTCGCGCAGGGCCACCCCGGTGTCCCGCCGGCTCGGCCGGTGCCCGTCCCCGGATCGCAGATGCGGCTGGAGCAGGTCGTTCACCTGATGGCAGAGGTCGAGGTACCAGTCCAGCGCCCGCCGTACGGCCCGCACGCGCTCGTCCGGCGGGTCGTGGACGACGGCCAGCTCCGCGGCGAACAGCCTCAGCAGGTCGTGCATGCGGAACCGCCCGCCGCCGGCCGGCTCGACCAGGCGGACCTCCGCCAGCTCGTCGAGCGCGTCCTCCGCCGCCTTCAGGTCGGCGTCGAGGAGCGCGGCGGCGAGCTCGACGCTGATCTCCGGCACGTCGAGCACGCCGAACAGCCGGAAGGCGTGCGCCGCGGCGCCCCCGCCCCGGCCCGCGCCGCCCGTCAGCGCCGCGTAGCTGACCTCGAAACAGGATCGGATGCCCAGGTCGGCCGCCCGCAGCTCGTCCAGCCGTCGCCGCTGGTCGCGCAGCCGCTCGCCGAACCGCACGAGCGACCAGTCGGGACGGCCGGCGAGACGGGCGCCGGCGATGCGCAGCGCCAGCGGGTGGTAGCCGCACCAGCGCGCGACGTCGGCCGCCGCCCCGGCCTCGGCGGCCACCCGGTCCTGCCCCGCCAGCAGCGTGAGCATCCGCACCGAGTCCGCCTCGTCGAACACGTCGAGGGCGATCGGCACGGCGTCCATGGTGGTCAGCGCCGTCCGGCTGGTGACCAGCGCCGCGCAGCCGCCGCCGGCCGGCAGCAGCGGTGCCACCTGGGCCGCGTCGACGGCGTTGTCGAGGACGACCAGGACCCGCCGGCCGGCCAGCAGGGACTGGTAGTGGGCGGCCGCCTCCCCCGGTGCGGCGGGGACCTCGCCGTGGGGCACCCCCAGTGCCCGCAGGAAACGGCCGAGCACCTCGGCCGGCCGCAACGGCGGCAGCCCCGGGCTCGATCCCTGCAGATCGGCGTAGAGCTGGCCGTCGGCGTAGCGGTCGGCCACGGCGTACGCCGCCCGCAGCGCCAGCGTCGACTTGCCGACGCCGCCGGGGCCGTGCAGCGCCAGCACCGGCGGTCCCGCGCCCTGCGCCGGATCGCCGCACAGCGCGGTGAGCATCCCGGCCAGCTCGGCCGGCCGGCCCACGAACAGCGGCGGCTCCCGCGGAAGCTGGCGCGGGCGCGGAGGCCCGTCCCCGGCGTGCACGGTCACGGTGTCCTCCACCGGCACGGCCGCCGCCGCGGTCACGGCGGCTCCCACCGGCACGGCCGCTCCCCCGGTCACGGCGGCTCCCACGGTCACGGTGTCCCCGCCGGCCGGCGGCCCGCCCGGCACCATCAGATCCGCGTCCCGGCGCAGCACCGCCTGGTGCAGGAGGCGCAGCTCGGGGCCGGGGTCGAGCCCGAGCTCCTCGGCCAGGATCCGGCGGGCCACCCCGAAGACGTCCAGCGCGCCGGCGACGTCACCGCACCGGTACAGGGCGACCATGAGCTGGCCGTACAGCCGTTCCCGCAGGGGGTAGCGGCCGATCAGCTCGCGCAGGCGCCTGACCGCCGTCGTGGGGCTGCCGAGGGCGAGCTGGATCTCGGTGTGCTCCTCCACCGCGCTCAGATACTGGTCGGTGAGGCGGGCGACCACCTCGCGCAGGGTCGGCCCCAGCGGCGCGTCCTCGGCCGCTCCCCCTCGCCACAGTGCGAGTGCCCGGGTGTAGGCGTCCTGCGCCGTCACGAGATCCCGCCGGGCCAGCGCCTGGCGGCCGAGCGCGGAGAGCGCCTCGAACTGGAAGAGGTCGAAC comes from Streptosporangium roseum DSM 43021 and encodes:
- a CDS encoding DUF4142 domain-containing protein gives rise to the protein MALHTPLVAIAATSAAVLALTGGSTASALTPAPTPVPRPTTTSSDEGRVPAQDRQFLTQAHQGNLTEIAAGKAAQSKGKANAVRSIGAMLVADHTKLDKKLQQVAQRLKVTLPEQPTARQQTKAKELDALSGTEFDKAWTKTMVYSHRAALAAIKKEIADGSVPQVKALAKAARPIVQDHLDRLLAAEKALGALSPDRPPAILTVSLPGTGRAGRK
- a CDS encoding SAM-dependent methyltransferase, producing the protein MAHRPELAGELTGIGATALGVAFLRAEESRRADRLFDDPYARTFLDADGVARSVWTAAPASTGPGFAELMADQVAVRTRFLDRALLEAAGAGCAQVVLLACGLDTRAFRLDWPAGTRVFEVDFADVLAFRRTCLAGHGVLARCDRVEVPADLRDDWPGALVEAGLRPHVPTAWLAEGILYALPADAADLLLDRITCASAPGSVLALDHMEDSEPLRAARRAISAELVDLWRGGPAGDLASWLRGRGWRPALRDLGEVAAGYRRPVPPAFDPDRAGTGRGWLVTARLVEDRR
- a CDS encoding TetR/AcrR family transcriptional regulator gives rise to the protein MSPVSPAHLAARRAQLLKAARTCFARNGFHATSMQEVLSEARMSPGGAYRYFPSKEALVAAIATETLTEVSAALKALSEDGSTPGPDDMVTAVTSTIERLDALHDTAKLEIQVWAEAQRSPLLAEQFARAFADVERFMTEQVETYQGRGLIERGVPAGHIARVLIGLVHGFMVQRTLLQADTAQFRDGLRALVAGPGRAPDPPPG
- a CDS encoding ABC transporter ATP-binding protein: MVQLCWRIGPGLALSQLAVTVIGGLLPMGTVWATKLLVDELAAGRTDQVLLPACGLIVLGLAAGVLPHLIAYLQAETERRLDRLMQDRLYTAVNGFQGLSRFENPDFLDRLRMAAQATGGALRPITSGLFDVGRNVITLVGLLAALAVLSPLMAGLVALAAVPALVALMSLEKRRTRMIAGQSAGIRRQVLYSSLITDVQAAKEVRLFGLGDFLKGRMFGELAVIQAGDRRLDRREALTQSVLAVLSAAVSGVGLMWAVYAAVDGRLTLGDVTAFAAAVAGTQAALIATVENAAHARQALSLFGYHEQVTSLPDDLPSPRSAAALPALRRGIELRDVWFRYDDSHPWVLRGVDLTIPHGASVALVGLNGAGKSTLIKLLCRFYDPSRGSILWDGVDLREVPPAELRARMGVLFQDYMSYDLTAAENIGVGEIEALSDRARIQAAAGMADVHETVQALPRGYDTLLSRIFFGPEDEDDPQAGVVLSGGQWQRLALARAMLREGRDLLVLDEPSSGLDAQAEYEVHRRLREHRAGRTSLLVSHRLGAVRDADLIVVLDGGRIAERGTHDELTATGGGYARLFEMQARGYREDAGVQ
- a CDS encoding MauE/DoxX family redox-associated membrane protein — translated: MLYLTIGCRALLAGVFLVALAGKIRGRAAFGEFVASIVALGMFPRAGSVMAAYAVLGAEAVVILSLALPSTVLLGFAVAMALLAALTAGILAAMRRGRRAPCRCFGASAAPLGKAHVVRNLLLLLAGGTGLTAGAVAGDAGAGAHPAGIVLALVTAAVGALFVVRLDDLLGLFTTSAPPR
- a CDS encoding BTAD domain-containing putative transcriptional regulator: MLLARAGYVVPIRSLVTEVWDEHPPRSAVANLRTYLMQLRRMLPPCENPAVEPLVTSDAGYLLRVEPAEFDLFQFEALSALGRQALARRDLVTAQDAYTRALALWRGGAAEDAPLGPTLREVVARLTDQYLSAVEEHTEIQLALGSPTTAVRRLRELIGRYPLRERLYGQLMVALYRCGDVAGALDVFGVARRILAEELGLDPGPELRLLHQAVLRRDADLMVPGGPPAGGDTVTVGAAVTGGAAVPVGAAVTAAAAVPVEDTVTVHAGDGPPRPRQLPREPPLFVGRPAELAGMLTALCGDPAQGAGPPVLALHGPGGVGKSTLALRAAYAVADRYADGQLYADLQGSSPGLPPLRPAEVLGRFLRALGVPHGEVPAAPGEAAAHYQSLLAGRRVLVVLDNAVDAAQVAPLLPAGGGCAALVTSRTALTTMDAVPIALDVFDEADSVRMLTLLAGQDRVAAEAGAAADVARWCGYHPLALRIAGARLAGRPDWSLVRFGERLRDQRRRLDELRAADLGIRSCFEVSYAALTGGAGRGGGAAAHAFRLFGVLDVPEISVELAAALLDADLKAAEDALDELAEVRLVEPAGGGRFRMHDLLRLFAAELAVVHDPPDERVRAVRRALDWYLDLCHQVNDLLQPHLRSGDGHRPSRRDTGVALRDHVEAVRRFETEMPCLIAAAAQAATGEQAVACFVTDLMPLVRALATKCGHWREFETVARLAIGVARRHGDRAGEATALTMLGLVEWRTGRSEAARDCLSRALELRRGLGDREAEGMALHNLGWLSTRSGDLDDALGSITAGLRLLEAHGSSRVGMVRHNLGEVLLRLARFTEAADCLQRCLAIRRSNGDRFGEGITLAALGRAYCLLDRRDEALATLGEALRHCRETGNREDEWEVLLSRSEIWLRRGDPASAAADLARVLELTAQAGELYGQAAATRQLARARAALGDPAAAEDARRAGELFASPAMRPDPVLERLLTAPL